The proteins below are encoded in one region of Rhizobacter sp.:
- a CDS encoding fatty-acid--CoA ligase, which translates to MAHLMGQMMEMPLMISSLIKHAARHSADTEIVSKRTEGDIHRYTYKDCELRARKLAQAFARLGCEAGDRVGTLAWNGYRHLEIYYAASGSALVCHTINPRLFPEQIVWIAEDAKDKVLCFDLTFLPLVEKIAPMLKSVKHFVLMTDRAHMPAASSLKGLLCYDELVEAEDGHYAWPEFDESTASSICYTSGTTGNPKGAVYSHRSTLLHAYASALPDALGCSAADTILPVVPMFHVNAWGLPYSAALVGAKLVMPGPHLDGKSLHELFETEKVTFSAGVPTVWLGLLNYVKQNDLKFSTFKRTVIGGSACPPSMLRTLQDEFGVEVIHAWGMTEMSPLGTLAKLKGKHVSLSKEAKERLQFTQGRVVYGVDMLILDDDNKPLPWDGKASGNLVVRGPWVIASYYQREESPLVKVEGLEWFPTGDVATIDADGFMQITDRSKDVIKSGGEWISSIDLENIAMAHPAVHEAAAIACRHPKWDERPLLVVVKKPGAELTREELLGFFEGRIAKWQIPDDVAFVSEIPHTATGKIQKLKLRETFKDHQLPG; encoded by the coding sequence ATGGCGCACCTGATGGGCCAGATGATGGAAATGCCGCTGATGATCTCGTCGCTCATCAAGCACGCGGCGCGGCATTCGGCCGACACCGAGATCGTCTCCAAGCGCACCGAAGGCGACATCCACCGCTACACCTACAAGGACTGCGAACTGCGTGCGCGCAAGCTGGCGCAGGCCTTCGCGCGGCTCGGCTGCGAAGCCGGCGACCGCGTGGGCACGCTGGCCTGGAACGGCTACCGGCACCTCGAGATCTACTATGCTGCTTCCGGCTCGGCGCTGGTGTGCCACACCATCAACCCGCGGCTCTTCCCGGAGCAGATCGTCTGGATCGCCGAAGACGCGAAGGACAAGGTGCTGTGCTTCGACCTCACCTTCCTGCCGCTGGTGGAGAAGATCGCGCCGATGCTCAAGAGCGTGAAGCACTTCGTGCTGATGACCGACCGCGCGCACATGCCGGCCGCCAGCAGCCTGAAGGGCCTGCTCTGCTACGACGAGCTGGTGGAGGCCGAAGACGGCCACTACGCCTGGCCCGAGTTCGACGAGAGCACCGCCTCGAGCATCTGCTACACCTCGGGCACCACCGGCAACCCCAAGGGCGCCGTCTACAGCCACCGCTCGACGCTGCTGCACGCCTACGCGAGCGCCTTGCCCGATGCGCTGGGTTGCTCGGCGGCCGACACCATCCTTCCGGTGGTGCCGATGTTCCACGTCAACGCCTGGGGGCTGCCGTATTCCGCGGCGCTCGTCGGCGCCAAGCTCGTGATGCCGGGGCCGCACCTCGACGGCAAGTCATTGCACGAGCTCTTCGAGACCGAGAAGGTCACCTTCAGCGCCGGCGTGCCGACCGTGTGGCTCGGCCTCCTCAACTACGTGAAGCAGAACGACCTCAAGTTCAGCACCTTCAAGCGCACGGTGATCGGCGGCTCGGCCTGCCCGCCGTCGATGCTGCGCACGCTGCAAGACGAGTTCGGCGTCGAAGTGATCCATGCGTGGGGCATGACCGAGATGTCGCCGCTCGGCACGCTGGCCAAGCTCAAGGGCAAGCACGTGTCGCTCAGCAAGGAAGCCAAGGAGCGCCTGCAGTTCACGCAAGGGCGTGTGGTCTACGGCGTCGACATGCTGATCCTCGATGACGACAACAAGCCGCTGCCGTGGGATGGCAAGGCGTCGGGCAACCTGGTGGTGAGAGGCCCCTGGGTCATCGCCAGCTACTACCAGCGCGAAGAGTCACCACTCGTGAAGGTCGAAGGGCTCGAGTGGTTCCCGACCGGCGACGTGGCCACCATCGATGCCGACGGCTTCATGCAGATCACCGACCGCAGCAAGGACGTGATCAAGTCCGGCGGCGAATGGATCAGCTCCATCGACCTCGAGAACATCGCAATGGCCCACCCGGCGGTGCACGAGGCCGCGGCCATCGCCTGCCGGCACCCGAAGTGGGACGAGCGCCCCTTGCTGGTCGTCGTGAAGAAGCCGGGCGCCGAGCTGACCCGCGAAGAGCTGCTCGGGTTCTTCGAGGGCCGCATCGCGAAGTGGCAGATCCCGGACGACGTGGCCTTCGTTAGCGAAATCCCTCATACGGCGACCGGCAAGATCCAGAAACTCAAGTTGCGAGAGACGTTCAAAGACCATCAGCTCCCTGGTTAG
- a CDS encoding BolA family transcriptional regulator yields the protein MHVTASEIEAALREQLQPEALSITDDSHLHAGHAGAREGRHFSVHIVSSRFAGTPRLKRHRLVYDALRLLIPRGIHALAIDARAPGEG from the coding sequence ATGCACGTCACCGCCTCGGAGATCGAGGCCGCACTGCGTGAGCAGCTGCAGCCCGAAGCGCTCTCCATCACCGACGACAGCCACCTGCACGCGGGCCATGCCGGTGCCCGCGAAGGCCGCCATTTCAGTGTGCACATCGTCAGCAGCCGCTTCGCCGGAACGCCCCGTCTGAAGCGGCATCGCCTCGTATATGATGCCCTCCGCCTTTTGATCCCACGCGGCATTCACGCCCTGGCGATCGACGCCCGGGCTCCCGGCGAAGGCTGA
- a CDS encoding branched-chain amino acid ABC transporter substrate-binding protein encodes MKFAKKMFGMSVAAAALSLSVSAAFAQAGETVKLAFVDPLSGPMANIGTNILHTFQSVADRKSGKGNPAGVKYEIVPFDNKGSAQESLSVLKAVIDQNIRYIVNGNGSAPAMALIDAISKHNERNPGKEVILLNYAAVDPDLTNSKCNYWHFRFDADTSMKMEAMTTYMKDQKDIKKVYIIGQNYSHGHQVAKFAKENLARKRPDVQIVGEDLHPIAQVKDFSPYVAKIKQSGADTVITGNWGNDMALLFKAAQDAGLNVNWYTYYAGAAGSPTALGNYGLGKVRYVYPGYPNLPGEYQEAMKAFETRFKGEDFSTATSLSLFDILSGGIAKAKSTDPVKVAKAMEGLSVKSYSGDIQMRASDHQLQQTLYLASWNKVDKKNPVNRENTGNTWHAEKVFEPYVASTPTTCQMKRPG; translated from the coding sequence ATGAAATTCGCGAAGAAGATGTTCGGCATGTCGGTGGCCGCAGCGGCCCTGTCGCTCAGCGTGAGCGCAGCGTTCGCCCAGGCCGGGGAGACCGTCAAGCTGGCATTCGTTGACCCGCTGTCGGGTCCGATGGCCAACATCGGCACGAACATCTTGCACACCTTCCAGTCCGTCGCCGATCGCAAGAGCGGCAAGGGCAACCCGGCGGGCGTGAAGTACGAGATCGTTCCGTTCGACAACAAGGGTTCGGCCCAGGAAAGCCTGAGCGTCCTGAAGGCCGTCATCGACCAGAACATCCGCTACATCGTCAACGGCAATGGTTCGGCCCCCGCCATGGCCCTGATCGACGCCATCAGCAAGCACAACGAGCGCAACCCCGGCAAGGAAGTCATCCTGCTCAACTACGCTGCGGTCGACCCTGACCTGACCAACAGCAAGTGCAACTACTGGCACTTCCGCTTCGACGCCGACACGTCGATGAAGATGGAAGCGATGACGACCTACATGAAGGACCAGAAGGACATCAAGAAGGTCTACATCATTGGTCAGAACTACTCGCACGGCCATCAGGTCGCCAAGTTCGCCAAGGAAAACCTGGCCCGCAAGCGCCCCGACGTGCAGATCGTCGGCGAAGACCTGCACCCCATCGCCCAGGTGAAGGACTTCTCGCCTTACGTCGCCAAGATCAAGCAGTCGGGTGCCGACACCGTGATCACCGGCAACTGGGGCAACGACATGGCCCTGCTGTTCAAGGCCGCCCAAGACGCCGGCCTGAACGTCAACTGGTACACCTACTACGCTGGCGCTGCCGGCTCGCCGACCGCGCTGGGCAACTACGGCCTGGGCAAGGTGCGCTATGTCTACCCGGGCTACCCGAACCTGCCGGGCGAGTACCAGGAAGCCATGAAGGCCTTCGAGACCCGCTTCAAGGGTGAAGACTTCAGCACCGCCACCTCGCTGTCGCTGTTCGACATCCTCAGCGGCGGCATTGCCAAGGCCAAGTCGACCGACCCGGTGAAGGTCGCCAAGGCGATGGAAGGCCTGTCGGTCAAGTCGTACTCGGGTGACATCCAGATGCGCGCCAGCGACCACCAGCTGCAGCAGACGCTGTACCTGGCCAGCTGGAACAAGGTCGACAAGAAGAACCCGGTGAACCGTGAGAACACCGGCAACACCTGGCACGCCGAGAAGGTGTTCGAGCCGTATGTGGCCAGCACCCCGACCACCTGCCAGATGAAGCGCCCGGGCTGA
- a CDS encoding YdiU family protein: MVEVFDGAEASVVLERRWPNRFATLGDRFYTPMQPQGLPEPHWVAWSERCAELLGWQGQRDELLPVLSGNASLPGMQPLASVYSGHQFGVWAGQLGDGRAHLLGELDTASGPMEIQLKGAGLTPYSRMGDGRAVLRSSIREFLCSEAMAALGVPTTRALCITGSALPVRRETLETAAVVTRVAPSFIRFGHFEHFTHTAEDTEALRQLADFVIAHHYPECATLAQPYAALLEAVARKTAELMAWWQAVGFCHGVMNTDNMSILGLTIDYGPFGFLDAFDPGHVCNHSDHQGRYAYARQPNVGFWNLHALAQGLMPLIDDADAALAALEPYKTAFPQALTRQMRAKLGLATEHDGDMALIDGLLKCMAADRTDFSITFRRLAQFNSAEGASNDVVRDMFLDRPAFDAWAQAYSARLRAEGSVDAERAARMNRANPKYVLRNHLAEVAIRAAEQGDFSETHKLLKVLERPYDEQPEHSAYADFPPEWAKTIEVSCSS, from the coding sequence ATGGTTGAAGTTTTCGATGGCGCCGAAGCGTCGGTTGTGCTTGAGCGCCGATGGCCGAATCGCTTTGCCACGCTGGGCGATCGTTTCTACACGCCCATGCAGCCGCAAGGCCTGCCCGAGCCCCATTGGGTCGCGTGGAGCGAGCGGTGCGCCGAGCTGCTGGGCTGGCAAGGCCAACGCGACGAGCTGCTGCCGGTCTTGAGCGGCAATGCCTCGCTGCCCGGCATGCAGCCGCTGGCCAGCGTCTACAGCGGCCACCAGTTCGGCGTGTGGGCGGGCCAGCTGGGCGACGGCCGCGCGCACCTGCTCGGTGAGCTCGACACGGCCAGCGGGCCGATGGAGATCCAGCTCAAGGGCGCCGGCCTCACGCCCTACTCGCGCATGGGCGACGGGCGTGCGGTGCTGCGCTCGTCGATCCGGGAGTTCCTGTGCTCGGAGGCGATGGCCGCACTCGGCGTGCCGACGACGCGCGCCCTGTGCATCACCGGCTCGGCCCTCCCCGTGCGCCGCGAAACCCTCGAGACGGCGGCGGTGGTCACGCGCGTGGCGCCGAGCTTCATCCGCTTCGGGCACTTCGAGCATTTCACGCACACCGCCGAAGACACCGAGGCGCTTCGTCAGCTCGCCGACTTCGTCATCGCCCACCACTACCCCGAGTGCGCCACTTTGGCGCAGCCCTATGCGGCTCTGCTCGAAGCGGTGGCGCGCAAGACGGCCGAGCTGATGGCCTGGTGGCAGGCCGTGGGCTTCTGCCACGGCGTGATGAACACCGACAACATGTCGATCCTCGGCCTCACCATCGACTATGGGCCCTTCGGCTTCCTCGATGCCTTCGACCCCGGCCACGTCTGCAACCACTCTGACCACCAGGGCCGCTATGCCTATGCGCGGCAACCCAACGTGGGCTTCTGGAACTTGCACGCGCTCGCACAAGGGCTGATGCCGCTGATCGACGATGCCGACGCCGCGCTTGCCGCGCTCGAGCCCTACAAGACAGCCTTCCCCCAGGCCCTCACGCGGCAGATGCGCGCAAAGCTCGGCCTCGCGACCGAGCACGACGGCGACATGGCGCTGATCGACGGCCTGCTCAAGTGCATGGCCGCCGACCGCACCGACTTCAGCATCACCTTCCGCCGCCTCGCCCAGTTCAACTCGGCCGAAGGCGCGAGCAACGATGTGGTGCGCGACATGTTCCTCGACCGCCCCGCCTTCGACGCCTGGGCGCAGGCCTACAGTGCGCGCCTGCGCGCCGAAGGCAGCGTCGATGCCGAGCGCGCAGCGCGCATGAACCGCGCGAATCCGAAATACGTCTTGCGCAACCACCTGGCCGAGGTCGCGATCCGCGCGGCCGAGCAAGGCGACTTCAGCGAGACACACAAACTGCTGAAAGTTCTGGAGCGTCCCTACGACGAACAACCCGAGCATTCGGCCTATGCCGACTTCCCGCCCGAATGGGCGAAAACTATCGAAGTGTCGTGTTCATCATGA
- a CDS encoding branched-chain amino acid ABC transporter permease, which translates to MSKTQYFQFQPFNVGRLLLWSGFALLLLVAPLLFKSSLALTVLSQMGYMIIICLSYNMLLGQGGMLSFGHAVYTGLGAFFTIHALNLVGGGKLPIPVSLLPIVGGLAGASIAALLGWVTTKKAANTFAMITLGVGELVFAMSLMFSGFFGGEGGVSGNRVVGEPFFGITFGPGLQVYYLIAVYCFVCTGLMFMLTRTPLGRMLNAVRDNPERVEFVGYNTQVVRYIAFIIAGFFAGIGGGLTAINFEIVTAESVGAARSGGYLLFTFLGGASFFFGPIIGAVLAVLAFVLLSEMTKAWLLYLGIVFLVMVMFAPGGIASLIMMNVRVAAFGKWKRLALSYVGLFLTTVVWLVGGAAIIEMVYHVQLEAGTGDTIKFMGQVLNTKDMTNWIGAAALLLVGGGLFELVRRRFHAKWGAIQEEIEKEIHRRGAA; encoded by the coding sequence ATGAGCAAAACACAATACTTCCAATTCCAGCCCTTCAACGTGGGCCGTCTTCTGCTGTGGAGCGGCTTTGCACTGCTCCTGCTGGTGGCCCCGCTGCTCTTCAAGAGCAGCTTGGCGCTGACGGTGCTGTCGCAGATGGGCTACATGATCATCATCTGCCTCAGCTACAACATGCTGCTCGGCCAAGGCGGCATGCTGAGCTTCGGCCATGCCGTCTACACCGGCCTGGGCGCGTTCTTCACGATCCATGCGCTCAACCTCGTGGGCGGTGGCAAGCTGCCGATTCCCGTGAGCCTGTTGCCCATCGTGGGCGGGCTGGCGGGGGCGAGCATCGCCGCACTGCTCGGGTGGGTGACCACCAAGAAGGCGGCCAACACCTTCGCGATGATCACGCTGGGTGTGGGCGAGCTGGTGTTCGCGATGTCGCTGATGTTCTCGGGCTTCTTCGGCGGCGAGGGCGGCGTGAGCGGCAACCGCGTGGTCGGCGAGCCGTTCTTCGGCATCACCTTCGGCCCGGGCCTCCAGGTGTACTACCTGATCGCGGTCTACTGCTTCGTCTGCACCGGCCTGATGTTCATGCTGACGCGCACGCCGCTTGGCCGCATGCTCAATGCGGTGCGCGACAACCCGGAGCGTGTGGAGTTCGTCGGCTACAACACCCAGGTGGTGCGCTACATCGCCTTCATCATCGCCGGCTTCTTCGCCGGCATCGGTGGCGGCCTGACGGCGATCAACTTCGAGATCGTGACGGCCGAGTCGGTGGGCGCGGCGCGCTCGGGCGGCTACCTGCTGTTCACCTTCCTCGGGGGTGCCTCGTTCTTCTTCGGCCCGATCATCGGCGCGGTGCTGGCGGTGCTGGCCTTCGTGCTGCTGTCTGAGATGACGAAGGCCTGGCTGCTGTACCTCGGCATCGTGTTCCTGGTGATGGTGATGTTCGCCCCCGGCGGCATCGCCAGCCTGATCATGATGAACGTGCGCGTGGCGGCGTTCGGCAAGTGGAAGCGTCTGGCCCTGAGCTACGTGGGCCTCTTCCTCACCACCGTGGTGTGGCTGGTCGGTGGTGCCGCCATCATCGAGATGGTCTATCACGTGCAGCTCGAAGCCGGCACCGGCGACACCATCAAGTTCATGGGCCAGGTGCTCAACACCAAGGACATGACCAACTGGATCGGAGCAGCCGCGCTGCTGCTGGTGGGTGGTGGGCTGTTCGAGCTGGTGCGTCGCCGCTTCCATGCGAAGTGGGGCGCCATCCAGGAAGAAATCGAAAAAGAGATTCACCGCAGAGGTGCTGCATGA
- a CDS encoding peptidylprolyl isomerase → MKKLSITARASLLALAIPLLHGCAETGKATGEGAEAAGNVAIVNGKSVPRSRVEVLLQQATRGGQPKTPELEAQVKDEIVLREMFMQEAEKLGLARTADYKAQMELARQSIMIRELFNDYSKKNPVTDEEIKAEYEKAKAQQGGTEYHARHILVEKEAEALALIKQIKGGAKFDELAKAHSKDQGSGSNGGDLDWANPNSYVPEFGQALTKLKKGEMTETPVKTEYGYHIIKLEDTREAGFPSLDEVKPRIQQSLAQQKLAKYREDIKAKAKTDYKFSSQN, encoded by the coding sequence ATGAAGAAGCTGTCCATCACCGCTCGTGCCTCGTTGCTGGCCCTCGCGATCCCCCTGCTGCACGGCTGCGCCGAGACCGGCAAGGCCACGGGCGAAGGCGCCGAAGCCGCAGGCAACGTGGCCATCGTCAACGGCAAGTCCGTGCCCCGCTCACGCGTGGAAGTGCTGCTGCAGCAGGCCACGCGCGGCGGCCAGCCCAAGACGCCCGAACTCGAAGCGCAGGTCAAGGACGAGATCGTGCTGCGCGAGATGTTCATGCAGGAAGCCGAGAAGCTCGGCCTTGCCCGCACGGCCGACTACAAGGCCCAGATGGAACTGGCCCGCCAGAGCATCATGATCCGCGAGCTCTTCAACGACTACAGCAAGAAGAACCCGGTCACCGACGAAGAGATCAAGGCCGAGTACGAAAAGGCCAAAGCTCAACAAGGCGGCACCGAGTACCACGCACGCCACATCCTGGTGGAGAAGGAAGCCGAGGCCTTGGCGCTGATCAAGCAGATCAAGGGCGGCGCCAAGTTCGATGAGCTCGCAAAGGCCCACTCGAAGGACCAGGGCTCGGGCTCCAACGGCGGCGACCTCGACTGGGCCAACCCCAACTCCTACGTGCCGGAGTTCGGCCAGGCCCTCACCAAGCTGAAGAAGGGTGAGATGACCGAGACGCCGGTGAAGACGGAGTACGGCTACCACATCATCAAGCTCGAAGACACGCGCGAGGCCGGCTTCCCGAGCCTCGACGAAGTCAAGCCGCGCATCCAGCAGAGCCTCGCGCAGCAGAAGCTGGCGAAGTACCGCGAAGACATCAAGGCCAAGGCCAAGACCGACTACAAATTTTCGTCACAGAACTGA
- a CDS encoding septation protein A, with protein sequence MKLLLDFLPLLLFFGTFKFAEAHKEWAAAFCSNHLSFLVSGGVVGVEEAPVLLATLVVIAATLVQVAVLKLRGKKIDLMLWITLALVVVLGGATVWFHNATFIKWKPSAAFWAMGLALWVSQAIFKKNLLQSMIGGELHLPPTVWQRLNFAWVAFFGLMGLLNLYVAYSYSTSTWATFKVFGVYGLMIAFTVAQVIYLSRYLKDAPESAPAADKQP encoded by the coding sequence ATGAAGCTCCTTCTCGATTTCCTCCCGCTGCTGCTGTTCTTCGGCACCTTCAAGTTCGCCGAGGCGCACAAGGAGTGGGCCGCAGCCTTCTGCAGCAATCACCTGAGCTTCCTGGTCTCGGGGGGCGTGGTCGGCGTCGAAGAAGCCCCGGTGCTGCTGGCCACGCTGGTGGTGATTGCCGCCACGCTCGTGCAGGTGGCCGTGCTCAAGCTGCGTGGCAAGAAGATCGATCTCATGCTGTGGATCACGCTGGCGCTCGTGGTGGTGCTGGGCGGTGCGACGGTCTGGTTCCACAACGCCACCTTCATCAAGTGGAAGCCGAGCGCGGCCTTCTGGGCGATGGGCCTCGCCTTGTGGGTGAGCCAGGCCATCTTCAAGAAGAACCTGCTGCAGTCGATGATCGGCGGCGAGCTGCACCTGCCGCCCACGGTGTGGCAACGCCTCAACTTCGCCTGGGTCGCGTTCTTCGGCCTGATGGGCCTGCTCAACCTCTACGTCGCCTACAGCTACAGCACCTCGACCTGGGCCACCTTCAAGGTCTTCGGCGTCTACGGGCTGATGATCGCCTTCACGGTCGCCCAGGTGATCTACCTGAGCCGCTACCTGAAAGACGCGCCCGAATCGGCGCCGGCCGCCGACAAGCAGCCCTGA
- a CDS encoding ABC transporter ATP-binding protein, which translates to MLQLKDLHAFYGKSHVLHGVNLDVKPGEIVALLGRNGSGRSTTAKTIMGLVDGHGSVKWRDQEILGKKAFQIAHAGIGYVPENRDIFPKLTVHQNLMLGEKGTSKKPRWSFDDMYQMFPRLKERQHTEAGVLSGGEQQMLTLCRTLMGDPDLIMIDEPTEGLAPKIVELVAEYLKELKRRGISVLLVEQKLTIALEISERCYVMGHGQVVFEGTPAQLRADAAIRKEWLEV; encoded by the coding sequence ATGCTTCAACTCAAAGACCTGCACGCCTTCTACGGCAAGAGCCATGTGCTGCATGGCGTGAACCTCGACGTGAAGCCGGGCGAGATCGTGGCGCTGCTGGGCCGCAACGGCTCGGGTCGCTCGACCACTGCCAAGACGATCATGGGCCTGGTCGACGGCCACGGCTCGGTCAAGTGGCGCGATCAAGAAATCCTCGGCAAGAAGGCCTTCCAGATCGCCCACGCCGGCATCGGCTACGTGCCCGAGAACCGCGACATCTTCCCCAAGCTCACCGTGCACCAGAACCTGATGCTCGGGGAGAAAGGCACGAGCAAGAAGCCGCGCTGGTCGTTCGACGACATGTACCAGATGTTCCCGCGGCTCAAGGAGCGCCAGCACACCGAGGCCGGCGTGCTCTCGGGTGGCGAGCAGCAGATGCTCACGCTGTGCCGCACGCTGATGGGCGACCCCGACCTCATCATGATCGACGAGCCGACCGAAGGCCTCGCGCCCAAGATCGTCGAACTCGTGGCCGAGTACCTGAAGGAACTCAAGCGCCGTGGCATCTCGGTGCTGCTGGTCGAGCAGAAGCTCACCATCGCGCTCGAGATCTCGGAGCGTTGCTACGTGATGGGCCACGGCCAGGTGGTGTTCGAAGGAACGCCGGCCCAGCTGCGCGCTGACGCGGCCATTCGCAAGGAGTGGCTGGAGGTCTAA
- a CDS encoding branched-chain amino acid ABC transporter permease, producing the protein MEFFTISLLNGISYGLLLFMLSSGLTLIFSMMGVLNFAHASFYMLGAYFAFTTMKYVGYWPALIVAPLLAFLAGAAFERFFLRRVHKFGHVPELLITFGLSFVLLELVQLTWGRLPVDYKVPEALSGPLFTIYGTQFPMYRGFMMLVALLMLFSVWLLLAKTRIGLIIQSALTHPEMSEALGHNVPRVFMLVFGGGAALAGLAGVIGGNAYVTEPGMAAAVGPIIFVVVVVGGMGSLAGAFAASLLIGIVQTFAVAMDQSVLTALRHLNVSVSPSTFGYPLMELKISQVAPILPYVLLVLMLIFRPKGLMGTREG; encoded by the coding sequence ATGGAGTTCTTCACCATATCGCTACTGAACGGCATCAGCTACGGGCTGCTGCTGTTCATGCTGAGTTCGGGCTTGACCCTGATCTTCAGCATGATGGGCGTGCTCAATTTCGCCCATGCCAGCTTCTACATGCTCGGCGCCTACTTCGCGTTCACCACGATGAAATACGTGGGCTACTGGCCCGCGCTGATCGTGGCCCCGCTGCTGGCCTTCCTGGCCGGTGCGGCTTTCGAGCGTTTCTTCCTGCGCCGCGTGCACAAGTTCGGCCACGTGCCCGAACTGCTGATCACCTTCGGCCTGTCGTTCGTGCTGCTCGAGCTGGTGCAGCTCACCTGGGGGCGCCTGCCGGTCGACTACAAGGTGCCCGAGGCTCTCAGTGGCCCGCTGTTCACGATCTACGGCACGCAGTTCCCGATGTACCGCGGCTTCATGATGCTGGTCGCCTTGCTGATGCTCTTCTCGGTCTGGCTGCTGCTGGCCAAGACCCGCATCGGCCTCATCATCCAGTCGGCGCTGACGCACCCTGAGATGTCCGAAGCGCTCGGCCATAACGTGCCGCGCGTCTTCATGCTGGTGTTCGGCGGCGGTGCTGCGCTTGCAGGCCTTGCCGGTGTGATCGGCGGCAACGCCTACGTCACCGAGCCCGGCATGGCCGCTGCGGTCGGCCCGATCATCTTCGTGGTGGTGGTGGTGGGTGGCATGGGCTCGCTGGCCGGCGCGTTTGCCGCGTCGTTGCTCATCGGCATCGTGCAGACCTTTGCCGTCGCGATGGACCAGTCGGTGCTGACGGCGCTGCGCCATCTCAACGTGAGCGTCTCTCCGTCCACTTTCGGCTACCCCCTGATGGAACTCAAGATCTCGCAGGTGGCCCCGATCCTTCCCTATGTCCTGCTGGTGCTGATGCTGATCTTCCGCCCGAAGGGCCTCATGGGCACGCGTGAGGGCTGA
- the msrB gene encoding peptide-methionine (R)-S-oxide reductase MsrB yields MSKYKVEKSDAEWRAQLDPMQYEVARHAATERAFTGKYWDHFQKGQYNCIGCGTPLFKSDTKFDAGCGWPSYWEPINSEVIERVVDKSHGMVRVEVRCNNCGSHLGHVFEDGPAPTGDRYCINSAAIDFKPST; encoded by the coding sequence ATGAGCAAGTACAAAGTTGAAAAGTCAGATGCAGAGTGGCGGGCGCAGCTCGACCCGATGCAATACGAAGTGGCGCGCCACGCGGCCACCGAGCGCGCCTTCACCGGCAAGTACTGGGATCACTTCCAGAAGGGCCAGTACAACTGCATCGGCTGCGGCACGCCGCTCTTCAAGTCCGACACCAAGTTCGACGCCGGCTGCGGCTGGCCGAGCTACTGGGAGCCGATCAACAGCGAAGTGATCGAGCGCGTGGTCGACAAGAGCCACGGCATGGTGCGCGTCGAAGTCCGCTGCAACAACTGTGGCTCGCACCTCGGCCACGTCTTCGAAGACGGCCCCGCCCCCACCGGCGACCGCTACTGCATCAATTCGGCGGCGATAGACTTCAAGCCTTCGACCTGA
- a CDS encoding ABC transporter ATP-binding protein, whose amino-acid sequence MSQGNVANDKGGWAIELNDCRKSFGKTEIIRGASLKVKEGERVAIIGPNGAGKSTLFNLISGRFGLTSGEIKLHGQRIDGLRPFEISRRGLARSFQVSNLFGRLSVFENIRCAVLWSMGYRYVFWKFLANLHDANDRAEQVMRMIKLEAKRDEAAMNLTYAEQRALEVGITIAGGASVILLDEPTAGMSKSETSRFIQLIREITVGKTLLTVEHDMGVVFGLADKIAVLVYGEVIAFDTPDAVRANARVQEAYLGSVLAEQQAAGH is encoded by the coding sequence ATGAGCCAGGGCAACGTGGCAAACGACAAGGGCGGTTGGGCCATCGAGCTCAATGACTGCCGCAAGAGCTTCGGCAAGACCGAAATCATCCGTGGCGCTTCGCTCAAGGTGAAGGAAGGCGAGCGTGTGGCCATCATCGGCCCCAACGGCGCCGGCAAGTCCACGCTGTTCAACCTGATCAGCGGCCGCTTCGGTCTCACGAGTGGCGAGATCAAGCTGCATGGCCAGCGCATTGACGGCCTGCGGCCGTTCGAGATCAGCCGCCGCGGGCTCGCGCGCAGCTTCCAGGTGTCCAACCTCTTCGGGCGCCTGTCGGTGTTCGAGAACATCCGCTGCGCGGTGCTGTGGTCGATGGGCTATCGCTACGTGTTCTGGAAGTTCCTCGCCAACCTGCACGACGCGAATGACCGCGCCGAGCAGGTCATGCGAATGATCAAGCTCGAAGCCAAGCGCGACGAAGCGGCGATGAACCTCACCTACGCCGAACAGCGTGCGCTCGAGGTCGGCATCACCATCGCCGGCGGTGCCAGCGTGATCCTGCTCGACGAGCCGACCGCCGGCATGAGCAAGAGCGAGACCTCGCGCTTCATCCAGCTCATCCGAGAGATCACCGTCGGCAAGACGCTGCTCACCGTGGAGCACGACATGGGCGTGGTGTTCGGCCTGGCCGACAAGATCGCCGTGCTGGTGTACGGCGAGGTGATCGCCTTCGACACGCCCGATGCCGTGCGCGCCAATGCGCGTGTGCAGGAGGCCTATCTCGGCTCCGTGCTGGCCGAACAGCAAGCTGCGGGGCACTGA